Proteins co-encoded in one Nicotiana sylvestris chromosome 7, ASM39365v2, whole genome shotgun sequence genomic window:
- the LOC104229260 gene encoding protein SCAR2 isoform X4 has product MPLNRYQIRNEYSLADPELYKAADKDDPEALLEGVAMAGLVGVLRQLGDLAEFAAEIFHDLHEEVMATAARGHSLTVRVQQLEAEFPLIERAFLSQTNHSSFFYNAGTDWHPNLRIDQNMVTSGDLPRFVMDSYEECRGPPRLFLLDKFDVAGAGACLKRYTDPSSFKVETSSYTFTTSDVQREKKTRKSKKRGSRWRNGETPEVLPTSHAKLHQLFLEERIENGINVPAHRVKLKRKLNGFPFDPKTGKSYMNKFLEATLPEHRVVHEIGIDSSPLRLTSTDAYETSMDTEDIRPPSPDKEVMRRIKSASSSPSPPQSEESNALKTCLDEVVEDLYHDQIREISRPNQTLQSTDLLPSTHSIVDEKEIAMDGESRTEGSVGCESDDVASEIDNYVDALTTMESELETDSEQRARRDLHFLNSKNEVLRLSSSSEKLQTQSSDSHSMGNSTLSDDGNSYSKKEISSFSCSDSPSTSVESVLLESEISSKEAKTSDISYDRQSVNEETQLPQPPEHGDYDKRCIMVAREHSGSCDSVAGMRAETNEEFVAHGKSENPLASIAEDAADLHVSPPCAPIIFNAPERNGDDSPSRASIEDKLADDSIDGNLSVGENVSCASNPSDVPRRASGILPWSKSPKVQRKSKLDNDADLHVSPPSAPVIFKAPEQNGDDSPSRVSIEHKLADESVDGNLRVGENVSRASNSSDVPRRATGNLLWSKSPKIQHESELDDDDDDMNLLHNVDREDPLLGEDLTCLYNLSDGPSKEGDTSPSSLAVNHPNHLNGLGNENSNGISEGSAQTLDISGAPHKECGKHSWFTMSHDKTAEDTYMKKPHNLTTTEIEAGDADGEHEETCGAFSDAVTSEPGDISKNCGVDDLNSVDVLNPQIPEIANDIQPLESGKVEISCSKQENYDEVSSMTKFEEKDSVVPSELLYASASTGSITSQHLESLAKEAILSDETEHKIDKSDVTDETASLAALAYKEDIDDLDSSLDQKRFSEESVCLIGHSSQNELETDLPDGHVESKFEIQIADSPDSNSFVHDASNYHHPEPEVLDTLSDNKLSFDAENMLESNTASSQSPLSLDTEQVSSQRKNVVDSTEDASSLQTISLEEGKHELKDDQLNEELLDDDESPLMEQMQPSSHVDRALDASSLSLLPNLPSQDAVPDVIAHSSNQDPQPLLTDNCAEERAESAIHEHDKMEVLDNGESKSEPLALLAQPQQVDSFDLEQSAEASSIASPTFSPSQTSFPELLSQSNQDSLTSLPTHHSDRKEDEIPCKEPDEEKLIDEGVAKEELLPQFEEARLSNHADIVGAVSASSIPFMANVPCQTSVSNPLPLSSHNVNPFEHGNTMISTSPGFVLLPGDQIDLAEMPPLPPLPPIQWRMGKLHSSPDLEEELTQHHIGANSSSLPPRTDQNAQPVNRNMALSAVATESTALSCGNSRVRFIDPGDKHSVKPHFPLPGQYHEVQQSTLHAMRGGETQPVNSISDVTSLDKPSTDALGSSEELIQPLSRVAPEFLLDEQGSDHLEQHMPVTDGIKPKAAPINTGLTDASESLCLEPSQPQSQSQSQSQHHPLHLLAPETSLNRSNLEETPTRLEKNVVAHGTFIPSFTENAKPDHNIPPTEAEIIWPAVEEGNTNGVRMVKLQRPRTPLIDDLAVHDKSKLRKVTERVRPEIQKDDERDSLLEQIRKKSFNLKPTVATRPSIQGPQTNLRVAAILEKAKTIRQAFAGSDEEDDEDSWSDS; this is encoded by the exons ATGCCGTTGAATAGGTATCAGATAAGGAACGAGTACAGCTTGGCTGATCCAGAGCTGTATAAAGCTGCTGATAAAGATGATCCAGAAGCTCTGCTTGAAGGCGTTGCTATGGCTGGCCTTGTCGGTGTTTTACGCCAGCTCGGTGACCTCGCCGA GTTTGCTGCTGAGATATTCCATGACTTACATGAAGAAGTGATGGCAACTGCTGCAAGGGGCCACAGTTTGACAGTCAGGGTCCAGCAGCTTGAAGCAGAATTTCCTTTGATTGAGAGGGCATTCCTCTCACAGACCAATCACTCTTCCTTCTTCTATAATGCTG GTACTGATTGGCATCCTAATCTGCGAATCGACCAAAATATGGTTACAAGTGGAGATTTGCCTCGATTTGTGATGGACTCATATGAAGAATGCAGAGGTCCACCTCGCTTATTCCTTCTAGACAA GTTTGATGTTGCTGGAGCTGGAGCATGTCTGAAACGTTATACTGACCCTTCATCTTTTAAAGTGGAGACATCCTCTTATACATTCACAACTTCAGATGTTCAGAGGGAAAAGAAAACTCGCAAGTCAAag AAGAGAGGTTCTCGCTGGAGGAATGGGGAGACACCTGAGGTGTTGCCTACATCACATGCCAA ACTTCATCAGCTTTTCTTGGAGGAACGCATTGAAAATGGTATAAATGTTCCTGCACATCGTGTGAAGCTGAAAAGAAAGCTGAATGGATTTCCATTTGACCCAAAAACTGGAAAGAGCTATATGAACAAGTTCTTGGAGGCTACTTTGCCAGAGCATAGAGTAGTCCATGAAATTGGTATCGATTCATCACCTTTGAGATTGACATCAACTGATGCTTATGAAACTTCGATGGACACTGAAGATATTAGACCACCGAGTCCTGATAAAGAGGTGATGCGGAGGATCAAGAGTGCATCTTCATCTCCTTCTCCACCACAAAGTGAAGAGAGCAATGCTCTAAAAACATGCTTGGATGAAGTCGTTGAGGATCTCTACCACGATCAAATTCGAGAAATTTCCAGACCAAACCAGACTTTGCAATCAACTGATTTATTGCCATCTACTCATAGCATAGTTGATGAAAAGGAAATAGCAATGGATGGAGAAAGCCGAACAGAAGGAAGTGTTGGTTGTGAGTCTGATGATGTTGCAAGTGAAATAGATAATTATGTAGATGCCCTAACCACAATGGAGTCAGAATTAGAAACAGACTCCGAGCAGAGAGCCAGAAGGGATTTGCACTTTTTGAACAGCAAAAATGAAGTGTTACGTCTGTCTTCTAGCAGTGAGAAGCTTCAAACTCAATCTTCAGATTCTCACTCAATGGGGAACTCTACATTATCTGATGATGGGAATAGTTATTCTAAGAAGGAAATATCTAGTTTTTCTTGTTCTGATTCCCCTAGCACTTCTGTTGAAAGTGTCCTTTTGGAGAGCGAAATTTCTAGCAAGGAAGCAAAGACATCTGACATTTCATATGATCGGCAATCTGTTAATGAGGAGACTCAATTGCCCCAGCCTCCAGAACATGGTGATTATGATAAAAGATGCATTATGGTAGCTAGGGAACACAGTGGCAGTTGCGACTCTG TTGCAGGGATGAGAGCTGAAACAAATGAAGAGTTTGTCGCCCATGGCAAGAGTGAAAACCCTTTAGCTAGCATTGCAGAAGATGCAGCAGATTTGCATGTCAGTCCACCCTGTGCTCCTATTATCTTTAATGCGCCAGAACGGAATGGAGATGATTCACCATCTAGAGCATCCATTGAAGACAAGCTAGCAGATGATTCGATTGATGGAAATTTGAGTGTAGGTGAGAATGTGTCTTGTGCATCAAATCCTTCTGATGTTCCTCGCCGCGCCAGCGGTATCTTGCCGTGGTCAAAATCTCCTAAAGTCCAGCGCAAAAGCAAGTTAGATAATGATGCAGATTTGCATGTCAGTCCACCCTCTGCTCCTGTTATCTTCAAGGCACCAGAACAGAACGGAGATGATTCTCCATCTAGAGTATCCATTGAACACAAGCTAGCAGATGAATCGGTTGATGGAAATTTGCGTGTAGGTGAGAATGTGTCTCGTGCATCAAATTCTTCTGATGTTCCTCGCCGCGCCACCGGTAACTTGCTGTGGTCAAAATCTCCTAAAATCCAGCATGAAAGCGAgttagatgatgatgatgatgatatgaATCTG TTGCACAATGTGGACCGTGAGGATCCATTATTGGGTGAAGATCTAACCTGCTTATATAATCTTTCTGATGGTCCATCAAAAGAAGGTGACACCTCACCTTCATCGTTGGCTGTAAACCATCCAAATCATCTGAATGGTTTAGGCAATGAGAATTCAAATGGTATTTCTGAGGGTTCAGCTCAAACGCTGGATATATCGGGTGCTCCTCACAAAGAATGTGGCAAACACTCATGGTTTACCATGTCTCATGATAAAACTGCTGAAGATACATACATGAAAAAGCCACATAACCTGACCACCACAGAGATTGAAGCTGGTGATGCAGATGGAGAGCATGAAGAAACGTGTGGGGCATTCAGTGATGCAGTTACATCTGAGCCGGGAGACATCAGTAAGAACTGTGGAGTAGATGACCTCAATTCGGTTGATGTGCTGAACCCTCAGATTCCAGAAATTGCAAATGATATTCAGCCCCTTGAATCTGGAAAAGTGGAGATTTCATGTTCTAAGCAGGAAAATTATGATGAAGTATCAAGTATGACGAAATTTGAGGAAAAAGATAGTGTTGTCCCCAGTGAGCTTTTGTATGCAAGTGCATCTACTGGTTCAATTACCTCTCAACATCTCGAATCATTGGCCAAAGAAGCAATACTCTCAGATGAGACAGAACATAAGATAGATAAATCTGATGTCACAGATGAGACTGCTTCTCTTGCTGCCTTGGcttataaagaagatattgatgATCTAGACTCGTCTTTAGATCAGAAAAGGTTTTCAGAAGAATCTGTTTGCTTAATTGGACATTCCAGCCAGAATGAATTGGAAACTGATCTACCTGATGGCCATGTAGAATCAAAGTTCGAGATACAGATAGCCGATTCCCCAGATTCTAATTCCTTCGTGCATGATGCATCCAACTATCATCATCCCGAGCCAGAGGTTCTTGACACTCTTTCTGACAACAAACTTTCTTTTGATGCTGAAAACATGTTGGAATCAAACACTGCTTCCAGTCAGTCACCATTAAGCTTGGATACTGAACAAGTATCCTCCCAAAGGAAGAATGTTGTTGATTCCACTGAAGATGCTTCATCATTGCAAACTATTTCTCTTGAAGAAGGAAAGCATGAATTAAAAGATGATCAACTCAATGAGGAATTACTGGACGATGATGAATCACCTCTCATGGAGCAAATGCAGCCTTCAAGTCATGTTGACCGAGCATTGGATGCTTCTTCCCTATCTTTGCTGCCAAACCTTCCAAGTCAAGATGCAGTGCCAGATGTTATAGCCCACAGCAGCAATCAAGATCCTCAACCCTTGCTAACTGATAACTGTGCAGAAGAGAGGGCTGAGTCAGCAATCCACGAGCATGATAAAATGGAGGTGCTGGATAATGGTGAGTCGAAATCAGAGCCATTAGCTCTGTTAGCCCAGCCACAACAGGTGGATTCATTTGACCTTGAACAATCTGCTGAAGCTTCTTCAATTGCTTCACCAACATTTAGTCCCAGTCAAACTTCATTTCCAGAGCTTTTATCACAGAGCAATCAAGACAGTTTGACATCTTTGCCAACCCACCACTCTGACAGAAAAGAGGACGAGATACCGTGTAAAGAACCAGATGAAGAGAAATTGATAGATGAAGGTGTTGCTAAAGAGGAGCTGTTACCTCAGTTTGAAGAGGCACGCCTCTCCAATCATGCTGATATAGTTGGAGCCGTCAGTGCTTCTTCTATACCATTTATGGCAAATGTTCCATGTCAAACTTCAGTTTCAAATCCCTTACCTCTTAGCAGCCATAATGTTAATCCTTTTGAACACGGGAATACAATGATTTCTACCTCTCCTGGCTTTGTCCTGCTTCCTGGTGACCAGATCGATCTGGCGGAAATGCCCCCATTGCCTCCTCTTCCTCCAATTCAATGGAGGATGGGAAAATTACATTCTTCCCCTGATTTGGAGGAGGAGCTAACACAGCATCATATAGGTGCCAATTCATCAAGTCTGCCACCTAGGACTGATCAGAATGCTCAACCTGTGAATCGAAACATGGCACTGTCAGCTGTAGCTACAGAGAGTACAGCTCTCAGTTGTGGAAACAGTAGAGTTAGGTTTATTGATCCAGGTGATAAACACTCTGTAAAGCCTCACTTCCCATTGCCAGGTCAATATCATGAGGTGCAGCAGTCTACTTTGCATGCCATGAGAGGAGGGGAAACACAGCCTGTTAATTCTATCTCAGATGTAACTTCTCTGGATAAACCTTCTACTGATGCTTTGGGTTCAAGTGAAGAACTTATCCAACCACTGAGTCGAGTTGCTCCAGAATTTCTTTTAGACGAACAAGGCTCTGATCATTTGGAACAACATATGCCAGTAACTGATGGAATAAAACCAAAAGCAGCTCCTATAAATACAGGGCTTACAGACGCTTCTGAGTCATTATGCCTTGAACCATCTCAGCCCCAGTCCCAGTCCCAGTCCCAGTCCCAGCATCATCCCCTCCATCTGTTAGCACCGGAGACTAGCTTAAACAGATCCAATCTTGAAGAAACCCCTACGAGATTGGAGAAAAATGTGGTGGCTCACGGCACATTTATTCCATCATTTACAGAAAATGCAAAGCCTGATCACAATATTCCACCTACAGAGGCGGAAATTATTTGGCCAGCTGTGGAGGAAGGAAACACTAATGGGGTCCGCATGGTGAAACTACAAAGACCACGGACTCCACTAATTGACGATCTTGCTGTGCATGACAAAAGCAAA TTGAGAAAGGTAACAGAGCGGGTTAGGCCTGAAATACAGAAGGATGATGAAAGAGATTCTCTCTTGGAACAAATAAGGAAAAAG TCATTCAATTTGAAACCTACAGTTGCAACAAGACCTAGTATTCAGGGTCCTCAAACTAATCTGAGAGTTGCTGCCATTTTGGAGAAAGCAAAAACAATTCGTCAG GCCTTTGCTGGAAgtgatgaagaagatgatgaggatTCTTGGAGTGATTCATGA
- the LOC104229260 gene encoding protein SCAR2 isoform X2, whose translation MPLNRYQIRNEYSLADPELYKAADKDDPEALLEGVAMAGLVGVLRQLGDLAEFAAEIFHDLHEEVMATAARGHSLTVRVQQLEAEFPLIERAFLSQTNHSSFFYNAGTDWHPNLRIDQNMVTSGDLPRFVMDSYEECRGPPRLFLLDKFDVAGAGACLKRYTDPSSFKVETSSYTFTTSDVQREKKTRKSKKRGSRWRNGETPEVLPTSHAKLHQLFLEERIENGINVPAHRVKLKRKLNGFPFDPKTGKSYMNKFLEATLPEHRVVHEIGIDSSPLRLTSTDAYETSMDTEDIRPPSPDKEVMRRIKSASSSPSPPQSEESNALKTCLDEVVEDLYHDQIREISRPNQTLQSTDLLPSTHSIVDEKEIAMDGESRTEGSVGCESDDVASEIDNYVDALTTMESELETDSEQRARRDLHFLNSKNEVLRLSSSSEKLQTQSSDSHSMGNSTLSDDGNSYSKKEISSFSCSDSPSTSVESVLLESEISSKEAKTSDISYDRQSVNEETQLPQPPEHGDYDKRCIMVAREHSGSCDSGMRAETNEEFVAHGKSENPLASIAEDAADLHVSPPCAPIIFNAPERNGDDSPSRASIEDKLADDSIDGNLSVGENVSCASNPSDVPRRASGILPWSKSPKVQRKSKLDNDADLHVSPPSAPVIFKAPEQNGDDSPSRVSIEHKLADESVDGNLRVGENVSRASNSSDVPRRATGNLLWSKSPKIQHESELDDDDDDMNLVSNLPFTSELLNVPSQDRHKLLSSDNQQLHNVDREDPLLGEDLTCLYNLSDGPSKEGDTSPSSLAVNHPNHLNGLGNENSNGISEGSAQTLDISGAPHKECGKHSWFTMSHDKTAEDTYMKKPHNLTTTEIEAGDADGEHEETCGAFSDAVTSEPGDISKNCGVDDLNSVDVLNPQIPEIANDIQPLESGKVEISCSKQENYDEVSSMTKFEEKDSVVPSELLYASASTGSITSQHLESLAKEAILSDETEHKIDKSDVTDETASLAALAYKEDIDDLDSSLDQKRFSEESVCLIGHSSQNELETDLPDGHVESKFEIQIADSPDSNSFVHDASNYHHPEPEVLDTLSDNKLSFDAENMLESNTASSQSPLSLDTEQVSSQRKNVVDSTEDASSLQTISLEEGKHELKDDQLNEELLDDDESPLMEQMQPSSHVDRALDASSLSLLPNLPSQDAVPDVIAHSSNQDPQPLLTDNCAEERAESAIHEHDKMEVLDNGESKSEPLALLAQPQQVDSFDLEQSAEASSIASPTFSPSQTSFPELLSQSNQDSLTSLPTHHSDRKEDEIPCKEPDEEKLIDEGVAKEELLPQFEEARLSNHADIVGAVSASSIPFMANVPCQTSVSNPLPLSSHNVNPFEHGNTMISTSPGFVLLPGDQIDLAEMPPLPPLPPIQWRMGKLHSSPDLEEELTQHHIGANSSSLPPRTDQNAQPVNRNMALSAVATESTALSCGNSRVRFIDPGDKHSVKPHFPLPGQYHEVQQSTLHAMRGGETQPVNSISDVTSLDKPSTDALGSSEELIQPLSRVAPEFLLDEQGSDHLEQHMPVTDGIKPKAAPINTGLTDASESLCLEPSQPQSQSQSQSQHHPLHLLAPETSLNRSNLEETPTRLEKNVVAHGTFIPSFTENAKPDHNIPPTEAEIIWPAVEEGNTNGVRMVKLQRPRTPLIDDLAVHDKSKLRKVTERVRPEIQKDDERDSLLEQIRKKSFNLKPTVATRPSIQGPQTNLRVAAILEKAKTIRQAFAGSDEEDDEDSWSDS comes from the exons ATGCCGTTGAATAGGTATCAGATAAGGAACGAGTACAGCTTGGCTGATCCAGAGCTGTATAAAGCTGCTGATAAAGATGATCCAGAAGCTCTGCTTGAAGGCGTTGCTATGGCTGGCCTTGTCGGTGTTTTACGCCAGCTCGGTGACCTCGCCGA GTTTGCTGCTGAGATATTCCATGACTTACATGAAGAAGTGATGGCAACTGCTGCAAGGGGCCACAGTTTGACAGTCAGGGTCCAGCAGCTTGAAGCAGAATTTCCTTTGATTGAGAGGGCATTCCTCTCACAGACCAATCACTCTTCCTTCTTCTATAATGCTG GTACTGATTGGCATCCTAATCTGCGAATCGACCAAAATATGGTTACAAGTGGAGATTTGCCTCGATTTGTGATGGACTCATATGAAGAATGCAGAGGTCCACCTCGCTTATTCCTTCTAGACAA GTTTGATGTTGCTGGAGCTGGAGCATGTCTGAAACGTTATACTGACCCTTCATCTTTTAAAGTGGAGACATCCTCTTATACATTCACAACTTCAGATGTTCAGAGGGAAAAGAAAACTCGCAAGTCAAag AAGAGAGGTTCTCGCTGGAGGAATGGGGAGACACCTGAGGTGTTGCCTACATCACATGCCAA ACTTCATCAGCTTTTCTTGGAGGAACGCATTGAAAATGGTATAAATGTTCCTGCACATCGTGTGAAGCTGAAAAGAAAGCTGAATGGATTTCCATTTGACCCAAAAACTGGAAAGAGCTATATGAACAAGTTCTTGGAGGCTACTTTGCCAGAGCATAGAGTAGTCCATGAAATTGGTATCGATTCATCACCTTTGAGATTGACATCAACTGATGCTTATGAAACTTCGATGGACACTGAAGATATTAGACCACCGAGTCCTGATAAAGAGGTGATGCGGAGGATCAAGAGTGCATCTTCATCTCCTTCTCCACCACAAAGTGAAGAGAGCAATGCTCTAAAAACATGCTTGGATGAAGTCGTTGAGGATCTCTACCACGATCAAATTCGAGAAATTTCCAGACCAAACCAGACTTTGCAATCAACTGATTTATTGCCATCTACTCATAGCATAGTTGATGAAAAGGAAATAGCAATGGATGGAGAAAGCCGAACAGAAGGAAGTGTTGGTTGTGAGTCTGATGATGTTGCAAGTGAAATAGATAATTATGTAGATGCCCTAACCACAATGGAGTCAGAATTAGAAACAGACTCCGAGCAGAGAGCCAGAAGGGATTTGCACTTTTTGAACAGCAAAAATGAAGTGTTACGTCTGTCTTCTAGCAGTGAGAAGCTTCAAACTCAATCTTCAGATTCTCACTCAATGGGGAACTCTACATTATCTGATGATGGGAATAGTTATTCTAAGAAGGAAATATCTAGTTTTTCTTGTTCTGATTCCCCTAGCACTTCTGTTGAAAGTGTCCTTTTGGAGAGCGAAATTTCTAGCAAGGAAGCAAAGACATCTGACATTTCATATGATCGGCAATCTGTTAATGAGGAGACTCAATTGCCCCAGCCTCCAGAACATGGTGATTATGATAAAAGATGCATTATGGTAGCTAGGGAACACAGTGGCAGTTGCGACTCTG GGATGAGAGCTGAAACAAATGAAGAGTTTGTCGCCCATGGCAAGAGTGAAAACCCTTTAGCTAGCATTGCAGAAGATGCAGCAGATTTGCATGTCAGTCCACCCTGTGCTCCTATTATCTTTAATGCGCCAGAACGGAATGGAGATGATTCACCATCTAGAGCATCCATTGAAGACAAGCTAGCAGATGATTCGATTGATGGAAATTTGAGTGTAGGTGAGAATGTGTCTTGTGCATCAAATCCTTCTGATGTTCCTCGCCGCGCCAGCGGTATCTTGCCGTGGTCAAAATCTCCTAAAGTCCAGCGCAAAAGCAAGTTAGATAATGATGCAGATTTGCATGTCAGTCCACCCTCTGCTCCTGTTATCTTCAAGGCACCAGAACAGAACGGAGATGATTCTCCATCTAGAGTATCCATTGAACACAAGCTAGCAGATGAATCGGTTGATGGAAATTTGCGTGTAGGTGAGAATGTGTCTCGTGCATCAAATTCTTCTGATGTTCCTCGCCGCGCCACCGGTAACTTGCTGTGGTCAAAATCTCCTAAAATCCAGCATGAAAGCGAgttagatgatgatgatgatgatatgaATCTGGTTAGTAATCTTCCCTTTACTTCTGAGCTCCTAAATGTTCCTTCTCAAGACAGGCATAAATTGTTGTCTTCTGATAATCAGCAGTTGCACAATGTGGACCGTGAGGATCCATTATTGGGTGAAGATCTAACCTGCTTATATAATCTTTCTGATGGTCCATCAAAAGAAGGTGACACCTCACCTTCATCGTTGGCTGTAAACCATCCAAATCATCTGAATGGTTTAGGCAATGAGAATTCAAATGGTATTTCTGAGGGTTCAGCTCAAACGCTGGATATATCGGGTGCTCCTCACAAAGAATGTGGCAAACACTCATGGTTTACCATGTCTCATGATAAAACTGCTGAAGATACATACATGAAAAAGCCACATAACCTGACCACCACAGAGATTGAAGCTGGTGATGCAGATGGAGAGCATGAAGAAACGTGTGGGGCATTCAGTGATGCAGTTACATCTGAGCCGGGAGACATCAGTAAGAACTGTGGAGTAGATGACCTCAATTCGGTTGATGTGCTGAACCCTCAGATTCCAGAAATTGCAAATGATATTCAGCCCCTTGAATCTGGAAAAGTGGAGATTTCATGTTCTAAGCAGGAAAATTATGATGAAGTATCAAGTATGACGAAATTTGAGGAAAAAGATAGTGTTGTCCCCAGTGAGCTTTTGTATGCAAGTGCATCTACTGGTTCAATTACCTCTCAACATCTCGAATCATTGGCCAAAGAAGCAATACTCTCAGATGAGACAGAACATAAGATAGATAAATCTGATGTCACAGATGAGACTGCTTCTCTTGCTGCCTTGGcttataaagaagatattgatgATCTAGACTCGTCTTTAGATCAGAAAAGGTTTTCAGAAGAATCTGTTTGCTTAATTGGACATTCCAGCCAGAATGAATTGGAAACTGATCTACCTGATGGCCATGTAGAATCAAAGTTCGAGATACAGATAGCCGATTCCCCAGATTCTAATTCCTTCGTGCATGATGCATCCAACTATCATCATCCCGAGCCAGAGGTTCTTGACACTCTTTCTGACAACAAACTTTCTTTTGATGCTGAAAACATGTTGGAATCAAACACTGCTTCCAGTCAGTCACCATTAAGCTTGGATACTGAACAAGTATCCTCCCAAAGGAAGAATGTTGTTGATTCCACTGAAGATGCTTCATCATTGCAAACTATTTCTCTTGAAGAAGGAAAGCATGAATTAAAAGATGATCAACTCAATGAGGAATTACTGGACGATGATGAATCACCTCTCATGGAGCAAATGCAGCCTTCAAGTCATGTTGACCGAGCATTGGATGCTTCTTCCCTATCTTTGCTGCCAAACCTTCCAAGTCAAGATGCAGTGCCAGATGTTATAGCCCACAGCAGCAATCAAGATCCTCAACCCTTGCTAACTGATAACTGTGCAGAAGAGAGGGCTGAGTCAGCAATCCACGAGCATGATAAAATGGAGGTGCTGGATAATGGTGAGTCGAAATCAGAGCCATTAGCTCTGTTAGCCCAGCCACAACAGGTGGATTCATTTGACCTTGAACAATCTGCTGAAGCTTCTTCAATTGCTTCACCAACATTTAGTCCCAGTCAAACTTCATTTCCAGAGCTTTTATCACAGAGCAATCAAGACAGTTTGACATCTTTGCCAACCCACCACTCTGACAGAAAAGAGGACGAGATACCGTGTAAAGAACCAGATGAAGAGAAATTGATAGATGAAGGTGTTGCTAAAGAGGAGCTGTTACCTCAGTTTGAAGAGGCACGCCTCTCCAATCATGCTGATATAGTTGGAGCCGTCAGTGCTTCTTCTATACCATTTATGGCAAATGTTCCATGTCAAACTTCAGTTTCAAATCCCTTACCTCTTAGCAGCCATAATGTTAATCCTTTTGAACACGGGAATACAATGATTTCTACCTCTCCTGGCTTTGTCCTGCTTCCTGGTGACCAGATCGATCTGGCGGAAATGCCCCCATTGCCTCCTCTTCCTCCAATTCAATGGAGGATGGGAAAATTACATTCTTCCCCTGATTTGGAGGAGGAGCTAACACAGCATCATATAGGTGCCAATTCATCAAGTCTGCCACCTAGGACTGATCAGAATGCTCAACCTGTGAATCGAAACATGGCACTGTCAGCTGTAGCTACAGAGAGTACAGCTCTCAGTTGTGGAAACAGTAGAGTTAGGTTTATTGATCCAGGTGATAAACACTCTGTAAAGCCTCACTTCCCATTGCCAGGTCAATATCATGAGGTGCAGCAGTCTACTTTGCATGCCATGAGAGGAGGGGAAACACAGCCTGTTAATTCTATCTCAGATGTAACTTCTCTGGATAAACCTTCTACTGATGCTTTGGGTTCAAGTGAAGAACTTATCCAACCACTGAGTCGAGTTGCTCCAGAATTTCTTTTAGACGAACAAGGCTCTGATCATTTGGAACAACATATGCCAGTAACTGATGGAATAAAACCAAAAGCAGCTCCTATAAATACAGGGCTTACAGACGCTTCTGAGTCATTATGCCTTGAACCATCTCAGCCCCAGTCCCAGTCCCAGTCCCAGTCCCAGCATCATCCCCTCCATCTGTTAGCACCGGAGACTAGCTTAAACAGATCCAATCTTGAAGAAACCCCTACGAGATTGGAGAAAAATGTGGTGGCTCACGGCACATTTATTCCATCATTTACAGAAAATGCAAAGCCTGATCACAATATTCCACCTACAGAGGCGGAAATTATTTGGCCAGCTGTGGAGGAAGGAAACACTAATGGGGTCCGCATGGTGAAACTACAAAGACCACGGACTCCACTAATTGACGATCTTGCTGTGCATGACAAAAGCAAA TTGAGAAAGGTAACAGAGCGGGTTAGGCCTGAAATACAGAAGGATGATGAAAGAGATTCTCTCTTGGAACAAATAAGGAAAAAG TCATTCAATTTGAAACCTACAGTTGCAACAAGACCTAGTATTCAGGGTCCTCAAACTAATCTGAGAGTTGCTGCCATTTTGGAGAAAGCAAAAACAATTCGTCAG GCCTTTGCTGGAAgtgatgaagaagatgatgaggatTCTTGGAGTGATTCATGA